One stretch of Juglans microcarpa x Juglans regia isolate MS1-56 chromosome 3D, Jm3101_v1.0, whole genome shotgun sequence DNA includes these proteins:
- the LOC121255888 gene encoding putative pentatricopeptide repeat-containing protein At5g13230, mitochondrial, protein MIRLLWHRTLPNRINFARHCGKSNTRICLPRRYFSAQGGQLSRQCTSSVEPPCSEFNLHAYTAMLQDCIQSGDPIPGKVLHCEVLKRGGCLDLFGYNVLLNMYVKFELFYDAVNLFEEMPERNTISFVTLIQGYALSLRFLEGVELFVRLQREGHELNPFVFSAILKLLVSMGWGELGWTVHASIFKLGYDSNEFVGTALIDAYSVCGNVANSRTVFDGIACKDMVSWSGMVACYSENDCFEEAVEAFSQMRIIGFKPNNFTFAGVLKACLGLETFNAGKSVHGLALKTRYEPDLYVGIALLELYTKSGAIDDAGRAFEEIPKKDVIPWSFMIARFAQSGRSTEALDLFSQMRQAFVVPNQFTFASVLQACATMEGLDLGKQIHSHVLKVGLFSDVFVSNALMDVYAKCGRMDNSMDLFSESPNRNSVTWNTMIVGYVQSGDGEKALKLFLNMLEYQVLATEVTYSCVLRACASLPALDTGIQIHSLTVKTVYDMNIVVGNALIDMYAKCGSIKDARLVFDGLNERDEVSWNAMISGYSTHGLGREALKVFELMQKTKCKPNQLTFVGVLSACSNAGLLDQGQAYFSSMVNDYSIEPCIEHYTCMVWLLGRSGHLDKSIKLIEQIPFEPSVMVWRALLGACVIHNNVELGRISAQRVLEMEPEDEATHVLLSNMYAAAKRWENMAFVRKKMKMKGIRKEPGLSWIENLRIIHYFTVGDTSHPDMKLINGMLESLNVKIRKAGYVPNHNAVLLDVDDDEKERLLWLHSERLALSYGLIKMPSGRPIRIIKNLRICVDCHAAMKLISKVVQRDIIVRDMNRFHHFQDGICSCGDYW, encoded by the coding sequence ATGATCCGATTGCTTTGGCATCGAACTCTGCCGAATCGTATAAATTTCGCAAGGCATTGTGGAAAATCCAACACTCGGATATGCTTGCCTCGACGTTATTTCTCTGCCCAAGGGGGCCAGTTGAGCCGACAATGCACGAGTTCTGTGGAGCCGCCGTGCTCAGAGTTCAACCTTCACGCGTACACTGCTATGCTTCAAGATTGTATCCAAAGCGGTGACCCAATTCCAGGGAAGGTTCTCCACTGTGAGGTTCTGAAAAGAGGTGGCTGTTTGGACTTATTCGGTTACAACGTTCTACTCAACATGTATGTGAAATTTGAGTTGTTCTATGACGCTGTTAATCTTTTCGAAGAAATGCCTGAGAGAAATACGATCTCGTTTGTGACGTTAATTCAGGGATACGCGCTGTCGTTGCGATTCCTTGAGGGGGTGGAGTTGTTTGTTAGGTTACAACGAGAGGGTCACGAGCTTAATCCTTTCGTTTTTTCTGCGATTTTGAAGTTGCTCGTGAGTATGGGATGGGGTGAGCTAGGATGGACCGTTCATGCTAGTATTTTTAAGCTTGGTTATGACTCTAATGAATTTGTTGGGACTGCTCTTATCGATGCCTACTCTGTTTGTGGGAACGTTGCTAATTCTAGAACTGTTTTTGATGGAATTGCTTGTAAGGATATGGTTTCGTGGAGTGGGATGGTCGCTTGTTATTCTGAGAATGATTGTTTTGAAGAGGCAGTAGAAGCTTTTTCTCAAATgagaataattgggtttaagccaaacaattttacttttgCTGGAGTGCTCAAGGCCTGTCTTGGACTTGAGACCTTTAACGCGGGGAAGAGTGTTCATGGGCTTGCGTTGAAAACTCGCTATGAACCGGATCTTTATGTAGGCATTGCATTACTTGAACTGTACACCAAGTCCGGGGCAATTGATGATGCTGGGCGAGCATTTGAGGAGATCCCAAAAAAAGATGTAATCCCTTGGAGTTTCATGATTGCACGTTTTGCTCAAAGTGGTCGGAGCACCGAAGCTTTGGATCTGTTTTCTCAAATGAGACAAGCTTTTGTTGTCCCAAATCAATTTACATTTGCTAGTGTGCTGCAAGCTTGTGCAACCATGGAAGGTTTAGATTTGGGGAAGCAAATCCATTCACATGTGCTCAAAGTTGGTCTCTTCTCAGACGTGTTTGTATCCAATGCCCTTATGGATGTATATGCTAAATGTGGAAGGATGGATAACTCGATGGATCTATTTTCAGAATCACCAAATAGAAACTCTGTGACTTGGAACACTATGATTGTTGGCTACGTGCAGTCAGGTGATGGGGAGAAGGCACTGAAGTTATTTCTAAATATGCTTGAATACCAAGTGCTGGCAACGGAAGTGACATACTCTTGTGTACTTCGTGCTTGTGCTAGTCTACCAGCCTTGGATACAGGAATTCAAATTCATTCCTTGACAGTCAAAACTGTTTATGACATGAATATAGTCGTTGGTAATGCTTTGATAGATATGTATGCCAAGTGTGGCAGCATTAAAGATGCCCGCTTAGTATTTGACGGTTTGAATGAACGAGATGAAGTTTCATGGAATGCTATGATCTCGGGGTATTCTACGCATGGCTTGGGGAGGGAGGCTCTAAAAGTTTTTGAATTGATGCAGAAAACTAAGTGTAAACCAAACCAATTAACTTTTGTTGGTGTTCTATCAGCATGTAGCAATGCAGGGCTGTTAGATCAAGGACAAGCTTATTTTAGTTCTATGGTAAATGATTATAGCATTGAACCGTGTATTGAGCACTATACTTGTATGGTCTGGCTTCTAGGCAGATCAGGTCATCTTGATAAGTCTATCAAGTTGATTGAGCAAATCCCATTTGAGCCTAGTGTCATGGTCTGGCGTGCTTTGCTTGGAGCTTGCGTTATCCATAACAATGTTGAGCTTGGAAGAATTTCTGCACAGCGCGTGCTTGAGATGGAACCAGAAGATGAGGCAACCCACGTGTTATTGTCAAATATGTATGCTGCTGCAAAGAGGTGGGAAAACATGGCTTTTgttaggaaaaaaatgaaaatgaaaggaataaGGAAGGAACCGGGCCTAAGTTGGATTGAGAACCTCAGAATAATTCATTATTTCACTGTCGGAGATACTTCACATCCTGACATGAAACTGATTAATGGGATGCTGGAATCATTGAATGTGAAAATCAGGAAGGCAGGATATGTTCCTAATCATAATGCAGTTTTGCTTGATGTGGATGATGATGAAAAGGAGCGTCTCTTGTGGTTACACAGTGAGAGACTAGCCCTTTCTTATGGACTAATTAAAATGCCATCTGGAAGGCCAATTCGCATCATTAAAAATCTCAGAATTTGTGTGGATTGTCATGCTGCAATGAAGTTAATATCCAAGGTTGTGCAACGAGATATTATTGTAAGAGATATGAATCGGTTTCATCACTTTCAGGATGGAATTTGCTCTTGTGGTGATTACTGGTGA